Part of the Oncorhynchus kisutch isolate 150728-3 linkage group LG2, Okis_V2, whole genome shotgun sequence genome, ATTAAAACGCAATCCAGGTGGTTAGGTTGTGTTATTatatgaagcacagtgataacacattaagttgttGTATAAATACAAATGATCTGACATTGTTTTCCAATTGGAATGTGGTTGTGCTTTTCGATGgttgtctttttgagtgggtgaatttGACCAAAATGGCCACCTTGAAGTGTCGtagtgtgcccagtgggctgaATCTGTTAGAATGGTTAGAGATATTCTGACTATGCCACACAAGAGTTGTGCAGCAATGAATAATGCAGTGCTGACACTCATTTAGGCAAACAGTAAACCTCTTTAGTTGGCGGTAGAGGTATCAATAAATTCAATTCTATTAAGTGAAACATTATCTAATCTAAATGAACTAATTTCACAGGATTGCTATCTGTTGGATCAAGGTGGTATAAGGATCTTTATCTGGAAAGGAAAGAAGGCTTCCAAGACAGAACGGTCCAAGTCTTTGGATAAAGCAGAAGTGAGCTGCACCTCTTGACACATTTTAGTTTCACAATGCTTTTGATATCCCTTTGCTGTCCCCTGGATGCTTTTTAGTTGAATACAGGGGGGGGGTCCTAAAATATCACCTCCTCCCCCCTTTTTGTACAACCCAGATACCAGTTACTTCAACAAGTTAACCCTAAAAATCACCTGGATACCTGAAACACGTCTTCCAGTCCTGGATCACGGATACACACAATCACTTACCAAGGGGAGGGGAGTGATATTTTAGGACCCCTCTGTATTCAACTAAAAAGCATCTTGTAATTCTAGGCATACAAGAAGGCGAAGGGCTACCCTATCTCCACCTATGTCGAGACGGTGAATGATGGTGCCGAGTCTGCCGTGTTCAAGCAGCTGTTCCAGAGGTGGAGCGTGAAGGGTCAGACTGTGGGGATGGGGACCACAAACAGTCCAGGCAAAATTGGTGAGCaagtcacacaaaaaaaacactgaTTGAGCCAAAATTGGTATCTCTAAATGTTTTTTCTTGACAATGCAGCCAAGGTTGAGCAGATCAAGTTTGATGCTACTTCCATGCATGCAAGGCCTGACGTGGCTGCCCAGCAGAAAATGGTTGATGACGGAACAGGTGAAGCAGAGGTTGGTAACAACCTGTAATAACTAGCTTTGACAAAATAATTATTCATAATCCTCCCCTTTAATCTGTATATCCAATGGAAATCAACACTTCCCATTTTCCTCCAATCAGGTGTGGAGGTTAGAGGACAGTGAACTGGTGCCTGTGGACAGGAAGTGGTTGGGCCACTTCTATGGAGGCGACTGCTATCTCATCCTTTACAAATATGAAGTCAGCAACAGGAGTCACTACATACTATACATATGGCAGGTCAGAACACCCTACTATCCAACATTCCCTCTTTGGCATTATAGACATAGCTCTCTGTGATGCCTGGCAATCAAGCTTTGATAATACCAGAAATGTTTTATATGAGCAGAGCTTAATTCCATGACTTAGTCTCTGGCTTGCTTGCTTTCCATGCAACCTTATGCAGAAATGTACAGTAACTATGGTGTGTTTGATGTGTACAATGTAGGGTCGCCATGCAAGCACCGGTGAGCTGGCTGCCTCTGCTTTCCAAGCCGTGAACATCGACCAGCAGTACAACGGTGAGCCAGTTCAGGTCCGAGTGCCCATGGGGAAAGAACCACTCCACCTCATGGCCATATTCAAGGGCAAGATGGTGGTCTATGAGGTAGGCGCTTCATGGTATTCATGGTAAGGGATTTCAAATGTCATCTTACAAGAGGTGACTGAAATATGAGACCACATAGATCTTATTCAATTACGAGACAAATTAAAAAAGTCCAAATTATGTTTGACATCATCTGGTTCCATCTTGGTGATTGGAATCTCACCATGAATGTTATCCTAGCTCATCATCAAGATTGTAATCATGGTTTGCAGGAGGGGAGCTCCAGGGCCAACTCTGCACATGTCCAGCCGGCGGTTCGTCTCTTCCACATCCACGGCACCAACGAGTTCAACACCCGCGCCATCGAAGTGCCAGCACGCTCCTCGTCCCTCAACTCCAACGACGTCTTTGTGCTCAGCACTGACACTTGCTGCTATCTGTGGTACGGAAAGGTAAGCACCATTTCAGAGAAATACCATAAACGTATAATCCAGGTTTGACAGTGTAACAGTTCTCCAGTTAAGCACTGATGAGGAGAGTACAAGGGCTGTACCTAGTAACAGGTATGACTCTTATCCCTTGCAGGGCTGTTGTGGTGATGAGCGAGAGATGGGCAAATCCCTGGCAGACATCATCTCCAGGAGGGAAAAACATGTAATCGCAGAGGGTCAGGAGACGGCTAACTTCTGGCTAAATCTGGGAGGCAAGACCCAGTATGCCAACAGCAAGAGGTACCACACTTCATCCCTTGGTTTTATAGTTCCCTAAGGGTCCTATTCGACTGAACTCAGTTAGCGGGTTGAaattaaatgtattcataaaCCCATTGTACTAGACAGCAAAACACTGTCTGATGCCTTCTGCCTGGGTCATCTGTGGTCTCTACCAAGGCTTCAGGAAGAGCACAACAACATCACCCCACGTCTCTTCGAGTGCTCCAATCAGACAGGCCGCTTCCTGGCCATGGAGGTCACCAACTTTAACCAGGACGACCTGGACGAAGATGACATCATGCTGCTGGACATCTGGGATATGGTGAATACCTGTGTTTCTAACCCTGGAATCCAAACGGATGTGCTGTGTTTCCCCGTTGTTTCAGTTTGGTCTTCAGGCAggatactactgtactgtcctttGGTCGTCTCTATCaattagtgctgagcgattagtgctttttgggGTTGGTTTGGTTTCAGTTAGATTATTAAGAAATAATCACAGTTTTCCATTTCGGTTTTCCATTATTTGAATGCTGTAACAAAGAACAGAACAATGAATAAAAGTTCAGTGATGCTAGTGACTGCTCATTACTGCTTATTcccttattaaccatcatttattcacattacttcataaaatatttcagttgaagTGTATATTACATACGTTTTATTTGaggactttattatttcattccaagtcatcatctcatctctatagcgctgctgcctatgctgtctgacaaaatcacaattTTGTACATCTTCAAAgaaaataaggcatacttttatgactgctgaatgccAACTATAAATCACTTTGataatgtattttcaggtagatgCCTCGCgaagcaacagctgctctctatATGCCCTCACGATTGCGCATTGTCCCTTCCGGTTCAGGCTAAAAGAAACACAGACCAGAAAaagattatggtcattgtagttagttATCACACTTTGTGTACTATACTAGGTAGATTATTGGACTGTCGGAAAAttcaactccctactacatcgtaGAGTTGAGGCtagatctgatttatctctagagaaactgtgcaatgtgcgcattgagctcacagaaaaaaaacgaacaaaatggaattcaaataattgaaccgctGTCAGTCAAttaattgttaaaaaaaaaaaaaaaaaaaaaaaaaagacatttcagttaatcgctcagcactaccaTCAATCTACGATCTGGAAGTTTGGTTCTTTTAAAACATAGGaggtcctcttcctcctcaggtgTTCCTGTGGTTGGGCAAGGGAGCTAATCAAATAGAGAAGGAGAATGTGGTCCCCACGGCACATGAGTACCTGAGGACCCACCCAGGTGGTCGAAATGTGGACACCCCCATCGTGCTGGTCAAACAGGGCTTTGAGCCTCCCACCTTCACAGGCTGGTTCCACGCCTGGGACCCACACATGTGGAGTGTATGTAGCATGCTTTGTAGTCAGGATAATTATGAGATGATAATACATATTGTAAGAGGGTCAAATACGTATGACAAGCCTAACAATGCATTCTAACTGCATAATGATGCATTTCACCGCTTGGCTTCAGGTAGTGTTACCAAAGTCTCTTTACTCAGGGCACAAAAGATTGAATTAAACAAGCTGCTTTGCTTTGTATATCTACAGGGAGGGAAATCCTACCAGGAGTTGAAGGCTGAGCTTGGGGACGCCAGCGACATCATCCAGATCACCGTGGTGAGTCTCTAATCTCTCTCAAGCCCACTCACGTCACCTGATTTACGAAACAGTTCTCATGTAAACATTCTTTACAAATGCACAGTGCAACGTACAGTATGCAATCCAAAGGAAATGTACAGTTTTTACGTGTTCATGTTAATATGCATTCGAAAAAATGTCCACCAATGAAGTTCCCAAAGGTCTAGCCACCATATGACCAGGTGTTCTAACCTAGGCAAGTCAAATCCAAATAATGATTATATCGTCATAGAAACCACAGTCAGATATGATTTTCTGCTCTGGTTAAATGAATGGTCTGTTGTCTGTTTATGGCTACAGGACAGAAGCACATCCAACTCTACTCAAAATAACTCCAAGAGCATTGGAGAATCACTGCTGTCCCCCACCATTGGGGCCACCTTCCCTGCAGACAAGCTGTTGAACCGCAAGACAGAGGACCTGCCCGATGGGGTTGACCCCACCAAGAAGGAGGTAAAATAACAATGGATCTCCATGATTGGTCTCTCACCAGTCTGTACATCAGTGTAGCTGTCAGCTAAATTCCTGATTAATGTAGTCAGTCACTCATCTATTTTAACATGTACTATACCATACCTCAATCTTTTCCAGGAGTATCTGTCCAATGCTGACTTTGCTCTGATCCTGGGTGTGTCCCGGGTAGAGTTCTACTCCATGCCCACCTGGAAGCAGCAGAATCTGAAGAAAGAGAAGGGTCTGTTCTAGGAGAAGAATATCTGCACCTCAGGTCTCATTTTGACAGCGTAAAATTGCAGCGTGCTGTCATCAAATCACACGGTATCTCCTCAAATACTCTCTTGGGAATCTATTTCATAGGGAGGTTGGAATGCAAGAACTATACATCTTAATTCTGTATCTTGAATTTGCACCGTTATTCGTGCATCCTTAAACTCCAAACATATTGCCCCTGCGTGGACTTTGCATCATTCCAAATTAGATCCACTAAAACAAAAGTATAGGGAGAATATCAGAGATTGCGAACACTAGCACtgcttttttgttttttgttttgtcatcTAGCCTTGCAATTCACTCATTCACACATTCTCAGATAACCAACCTACTGTTGGTTATCAAATGACTGTGCCTTAGGCTTTTTTTTCCTGAAATGTTGCTGTTGTAATTTAAACAATCAAGTTATGGAGAGGAAAAGTGTAGGGGATAGGAATAATTATATACGTTTTGTTATCTGAGATTTATCATAGGCACAATAAGCAGCACTTTTCCCCTGAATTGCTACTTGTGTCACCGAATTCTACCTGGATATATAATGTAGATGTCAAGCATTTAAGACTAAGCAGGAGATGATATTGGTTCTATACTTTATTTTCACAATGAGCCTTATTAACATTGAAAATGTGTCTAAAATGTTTCTTTGTAATGCCAATATTCAGAGGACCGCAAGGGCTTAGTTATATGTTGTAGTGCAGAAAAATAAAGATGAGTTACTTCATATGCTTTATAATATAAATGTTTAGATCTAATGTATCAATGAAATTCAAGATTGTCAAATGGGGATAACTACTGCGGTATTTAGTTTTTGTCTTTATATGAAGACCCTTCAAATGCCATGCTGAATGGCAGTCAATAAAGATAATATTCCCCACTTTGTGTAAGTTCAATACCTTCAGCAAATCATAATAACTCAAACTGGATGTGAAATGAAATAGCAAAGTGTGGTAAAATACAGTTACTAACCGGGTTCCCATGCTTTTCAAAAACAGTTCTGTACCATAACCGTATAAATCACTTTCGTTTCCAGTTCAGATTCTGTTCCTCTAATAatttctctgttctgttccctgaaccgatTCCAACTCCTGTCTTTACTTGTATAAAagctgtggatggaaacgtggttagttGACATACACTCTGCATGAACTGAATGATAAATCCCATATcggtctttcacagtcaggccaaccccTGTACTGTGCAAGTAGGCTAAGGTAGGCCTACTATTGAAACTGTCAAattttgtgagggtcttaggggccaagactAATTTctccagcctcctgaggttgaagaggcgctgttgcgccttcttcaccacactgtctgtgtgggtggaacatttcatattgtcagtgatgtgcacgccaaggaacttgaagctttccaccttctccactgcggtcccgtcaatgtggatggggcatgctccctctgctgtttcctgaagtccacgatcagcttcttcattttgttgatgttgagggagaggtgagggcactgactcgtcattgttggtaatcgtctacaaacttgatgattgaggcGTGAgcggccatgcagtcatgggtgaacagggagtacaggagggggttgaGCACTCACACTTGTAGGGcccatgtgttgaggatcagcgaagtggaggtgttggttcctaccttcaccacctggggggccgtcaggaagtcaaggacccagttgcacagggcgggattcCGACCCATGGCCCGATCTTAATGATAAGcttagagggtactatggtgttgaaggctgaactatagtcaatgaacagcataggtatacgtaggtattcctcttgttcagagGGGATAGGGCAGTGTATGTTACTGTCCCTGatttctctctggaaggagatcctcgcactactttattgtccagagactgaacatcagtgagtaatatactcggtagtggtggatggtgtgcacgcctcctcagtcggactagaagtccactccaaaTACCTTTTCTCTGCCAAAGGCATCTTgtagcagcctctgggataagttaaATTGCCCGCTCTTTTTGTGTTAtcacatacagccggaaataactttttgTTATCAGAGCGAccgtaactcaccagcattactaccaggaatacgactttccctaATTGTAACCTgatcgtaatgctggtgagttaccgtcgCTCTGATATACAAAAGttctttccggctgtatgtaataacacaaaataatgttctgggctaataatgtaggaaataacacacaaaaaaacaaaatactgcaatgttgcttaggagctagaaacagagcTACCATGTCTGTTGGCGCCATCTTCCTGTTAAGTCTTCACATAGGTatgaatggtgtcacgtgatcAATGGATTTATCCATTTATATAATCTATGGTGCGAAACCGTTGGAGGATATCTACAGACCCCACCTTAATGACAGGGTGAAAGGTTAAACAGGAATGTCAGATATCTCAGTGATGAGATATGATGGCCACACCTCTCTCCCACACACCCAATGATAGACACTGACCTGTGCACCTGAGTGATAGACAGACGTGACACACACCTCATACACACCTGACCCACCATCTTCTCGTCCAGGCTCTCCATATGTCCGGCCTCCCGGCCTGTGATCCAGCCGCAGAGGATGGTGGGATGGCGGGCCACTGTGTCGAAGCCACATATCTTATACCATATGTCTCTCCAGGCACCACCCTCTGACTGAGAGTGCTGGTATACCTCTTTATCCTCCCCAGCGTCCCACACCATTTGGATCCTGACCCAGTCGTGGGACCAGAACCTGTCCTCGAATCGCAGGTAGATCTTGTCCAATATGCATCGGCCTTGGACTTTGGGAGGGCTTGCTTGAACATGGCCCCCACATTCTCTATCTGGAAGCCTAAAGGGATGGTCACGATGACGTGGTCTGCAGTAAAGCACTGGCCCCTCTGGCACAGCGCTCTGGCTGGATGGGTGTGGCTCTCCTTCTCCAGAGCCCAGTGGATACTGTCTACTGGTCTGTCACACAGCATGGCTCCAGGGGTATGGCTGTCCAGGAGAGTGTTTGCCAGGACCCAGAAAGTTGAAAAAGTCCTCTTTCCAAGGCTATGTAGTGACCAAGCTGCAAGGCATACAGGGGGGACCTGGCCTCATCCGTGCATTTGCTCCTCTTGCACCACTCAAACACCCCTGGGCAGTCTTCTAAGGCCGCAGGGTGGCAGCTGGGTGACCTCCTCGTCCAAGTAGCCCCTCAAGCTCTGGGTGGTATGCCTTATCTCAGAATCAAAAGCGCTGGAGGTGAGTACCTACTGAAGAGGGCACACACCTGCTCCACCTCCCACAACAGCAGCTGCCTCCCGCTCTCCTCGAAGAACAAGTCCCTAGGGGTGACGGAGACCTGCAGCCACATGATGCTAGCTGAGCCCCGCTACCTGGGCTAGCAAGAAGAGAGCAGTGGTGGCTGATTGGAGGCGATATAGGAAGATATTCTCATTGTAATTGCTGGAATAgaataaatggaacagtatcaaacatcAAACAAATGGAACCCACATGACGCCGTACCATTGATTCCATTCAaggcattacaatgagcctgtcctcccataGCTCCTCCCATCAGTCTCCCCTGGAAGAGTGGATTGCCCTCCTGGATCCAGTTGGCCCCCAGCTCAATGATATTCTGGCCCAAAGGGTTTGGTGGTGTGGATGCGGCCTCCAGGCCTGCTCATAGCCTCCAGGACTTGGACCTGCTGAAAGCCTGCTTTGACCAGGGTGGATGCTGCAGATAAGCCTGCTTCGCCAGCACCAACAACCACCAGAACTGTACTCACTCTGCAGTAAGCTGTCTCCTGGGGGAAGTAGGTGGGAAGGgtaagtgtcacgccttggtcttagtattttgtgttttctttaattatttgttcaggccagggtgtgacatgggtttgtgtgttgtgtttcgtattggggtttgtagtatttgggatcgcggctgattaggggtgttgtataggcttggctgcctgaggcggttctcaatcagcagtcaggtgcttctcgttgcctctgattgggaaccgtatttaggtagcctgagttcgctttgtctttcgtgggtgattgttcctgtctctgtgtagtgttcaccagataggctgtaataagtttcacgttccgtttgttgtttttgtatttatcgttatttcatgtaccgtcactttttcttcattaaagaacatgagtaaccaccacgctgcatttcggtccgactctctttctacaaacgaagaacgccgttacagtaagGTACTGTTTTTGCCCTGTCACCATAGAATTGCTTGGGACACATACCAAACAACACTTTACTATTGCATGCTGTACTTCTGCAACTGTGTAACAATAGTAGGCAATTCCAGTTGCTCAACAGTTTAGCCCAAACTGTATCAACGTTTTCCATATTTAGAGGCTATTCTATGATTTTCCAAAGGTTGCATGACTGTATTAgcattttttacattcagcatcactccgtcAAGAGAAATATGCAGTGCCTTtgaaaagtattcataccccttgactttttccacattttgttgtgttacagcctgaattgaaaatggctTGGTTTTAGCTCAGACATGCattgtcagctgtgggaccttatatagacaggtgtgtgcttttccaaatcatgtccaacaattgaatttaccacagatggacagacagaagccactcttcagtaaaaggcacatgacagcctgcttggattttgccaaaaggcacctgatctgatgaaaccaaaattgaactatttggcctaaatgccaagtgtcacatctggaggaaacctggcaccatccctatggtgaagcatggtggtggcagcatcatgctgtggggatgtttatcagtggcagggactaggagacaagtcaggatcaagggaaaggtgaacggagcaaagtacagaaagatccttgatgaaaacctgctccagagcattcaggacctcagactggggcggaccttcaccttccaaaaggacaacgactctaagcacacagccaagacaacgcaggattggcttcgggacaagtctctgaatgtccttgagtggccaagccagagcccggacttgaacccgatcgatcgaacatctctggagagacctgaaaatagctgtgcagcaacgctccccatccaacctgacagagcttgagtggatctgcagagaagaataggaaaaactccccaaatacaggtgagccaagcttgtagcgttatacccaagaagactcaagcatgtaatcactgccaaaggtgtttcaacaaagtactgagtaaagggtctgaatacttatgaaaatgtaatatttcagttgcaaaaatgtataaaaacctgtttttccttgtcattatgggatattgtgtgtagattgaagagggaaAAACATGtattaatcaattttataataaggctgtaacgtaacaaaatgtggaaaaagtcaaggggtctgaatactctccgaatgcactgtatatgtcatttccaccacacccaGGTGGTAATGAGTATACTATGTATAATTTATATTGATTGATTTGTTGTAGATAGGGAAATAGATATGATTGTTGTAATAAACTCACAAAAAAGGTTATGTggaaatattttatttttcatgataaataaatgttttcagcTGTGACAAAGGAAAGTTTATACATTCAGGGGTCATGTTGAATTATTAATATTAggaatgtaacggcgttcttcgtttgtagaaagagagtcggaccgaaatgcagcgtggtggttactcatgtctttaatggaaaaagtgacgatacatgaaataactaaataaatacaaaaacaacaaacggaacgtgaaacctaactacagcctatctggtgaacactacacagagacaggaacaatcacccacgaaagacaaagcgaactcaggctacctaaatacggttcccaatcagaggcaacaagaatcacctgactgctgattgagaaccgcctcaggcagccaagcctatacaacacccctaatcagccacgatCCCaaaactacaaaccccaatacgaaatacaataacataaacccctgtcacaccctggcctgaccaaatatataacgaaaacacaaaatacaatgaccaaggcgtgacagaacccccccccaaaggtgcggactcccggacgcccctcaaaaccatagggagggtccgggtgggcgtctgtccatggtggcggctccggctttggacgtggaccccactccataaatgtcatagttcctccccttcgcgtcctgggataatccaccctcgccgccgaccatggcctaatagtcctcacccagaaccccacagaactgaggagcagctcgtgactgatgggcatctcgggactgagggacagctcgggactgaggggcagctcgggactgaggggcaactcgggcaactcgggactgaggggcaactcaggactgaggcagctcgggactgaggggcagctcgggactgaggggcagctcgggactgaggggcagctcgggactgaggggcagcccggaactgaggggcagcccggaactgaggggcagcccggaacagaggggaagcccagtactgagaggaagcccagtactgagaggaagcccagtactgagatgaagctcaggtaggtagtaggctccggtagatcctggctggtctggaagattctggttgacaggctgatctggaagaatctggttgactggcagatctagaagatcatggctgactggcggatctagctgctctatgcagactgacagttctgactgctccatgcaggctgacagctccttgcagactggcagctctggctgcttcatgcagactgacagctctgactgctccatgcaggctgacagcaccctgcagactggcagctccttgcagactgacagctctgactgctccatgcaggcgggagactccgacagcgcaggagaggcgaggcgcactgtaggcctgatgcgtggtgcgggcactggtgatactggagcgaggacacgcacaggaagcctggtgcggggagctgctaccggaggactggtgtgtggaggtggcacaggatgtgcaaggctagggatgtgcacaggaggcctggtgcgtgaggctggcaccaacttcaccagccgactaacacgcacctcaggacgagtatggagcgctaactcaggtgccatcaaatccccgacacgatccgtcggacgaatatgatatctatagcaccaagctagcaactccctcattactctccactccactttccccattaactccttcacagtctctgcttcgctcacctctaacaccggctctggttctggtctcctccttggctcctcacgataaacaaggagagttggctcaggtccatctcctgactcagccactctccctctgagcccccccccaatacattttttggggtgactctcgggtttcgctctgcgccgccgtgtctgtttctccaactccattcgcctatagccttcttcgcactgttccagcgaatcccatgcgggctcctgcactctctctgggtcggccgcccacctgtcgatttcttcccacgtcgtatactccatgccattgctgtccataacgtcctcctttcgcttttcctgcggtcgctgcctgtttccacgccgctcggtccgtatgaGGTGGGTGATTCtttaacggcgttcttcgtttgtagaaagagagtcggaccgaaatgcagcgtggtggttactcatgtctttaatggaaaaagtgacgatacatgaaataactaaatagcCGCGATCCCaaaactacaaaccccaatacgaaatacaataacataaacccctgtcacaccctggcctgaccaaatatataacgaaaacacaaaatacaatgaccaaggcgtgacaaggaAAACCTTAAAAATCACTTAAAATAATATTCAATACAAGTTAACGTACAAATATATAAGAAATGTGTTATAAATAAATTGTatgatatttcattttcaactaAAAATGGATGTTTAATGACGTGATGGAAATTACATGTGTCTATGGCTATCTGCGGAAAATGACAGAAATATATGAATTCCTGAATAATACAATCGCAGCCATTattgaaaagatcatgattatgagaaagcaaattacggactcctctttaaatctgcgtattccttcaaagctcagttgtcctgagtctgcacaactctgccaggacctaggatcaagagagacgctcaagtgttttagtactatatctcttgacacaatgatgaaaataatcatggcctctaaaccttcaagctgcatactggaccctattccaactaaactactgaaagagctgcttcctgtgcttggccctcctatgtcgAATGTAAATGACTCCCTATCCTCTGTATGTGTACctaactcactaaaagtggcagtaataaagcctctcttgaaaaagccaaaccttgacccagaaaatatcaaaaactatcggcctatatcgaatcttccattcctctcaaaaactttagaaaaggctgttgcgcagcaactcactgccttcctgaagacaaacaatgtacacgaaatgcttcagtctggttttagaccccatcatagcactgagactgcacttgtgaaggtggtaaatgaccttttaatggcatcagaccgaggctctgcatctgtcctcatgcttctagaccttagtgctgcttttgataccatagatcaccacattcttttggagagattggaaacccaaat contains:
- the LOC109865618 gene encoding villin-1, which produces MPQMQVKTQVAKVLNKTTPGLQIWRIEDMEMVPFSSKAYGQFYEGDSYVVLYTTKMRSSFTYDLHYWLGKATSHDEQGAAAIYTTMMDEHLGGMAVQHREAQGYESDTFRGYFKKGIIYKSGGVASGMKQVETNTYNICRLLHVKGRKFVVAGEVEMSWSSFNKGDVFLLDLGNLIIQWNGPKSNRMERLKGMTLAKDIRDRERGGRAQVSVVEGDDEKSSEEAMKLMKQHLGETRRDIRDSIASDDVVDQKLRSSIKLFHISDAQGNLVVQEVAVKPLSQDLLNHEDCYLLDQGGIRIFIWKGKKASKTERSKSLDKAEAYKKAKGYPISTYVETVNDGAESAVFKQLFQRWSVKGQTVGMGTTNSPGKIAKVEQIKFDATSMHARPDVAAQQKMVDDGTGEAEVWRLEDSELVPVDRKWLGHFYGGDCYLILYKYEVSNRSHYILYIWQGRHASTGELAASAFQAVNIDQQYNGEPVQVRVPMGKEPLHLMAIFKGKMVVYEEGSSRANSAHVQPAVRLFHIHGTNEFNTRAIEVPARSSSLNSNDVFVLSTDTCCYLWYGKGCCGDEREMGKSLADIISRREKHVIAEGQETANFWLNLGGKTQYANSKRLQEEHNNITPRLFECSNQTGRFLAMEVTNFNQDDLDEDDIMLLDIWDMVFLWLGKGANQIEKENVVPTAHEYLRTHPGGRNVDTPIVLVKQGFEPPTFTGWFHAWDPHMWSGGKSYQELKAELGDASDIIQITVDRSTSNSTQNNSKSIGESLLSPTIGATFPADKLLNRKTEDLPDGVDPTKKEEYLSNADFALILGVSRVEFYSMPTWKQQNLKKEKGLF